From Topomyia yanbarensis strain Yona2022 chromosome 1, ASM3024719v1, whole genome shotgun sequence, one genomic window encodes:
- the LOC131676817 gene encoding polyadenylate-binding protein-interacting protein 2, whose translation MKMKMPDINIGGGSSNNGYSTNGNYSDSYDSDPEGYMTPPNEDSSSGGPNYDEDFSEYMWMENEEEFDKQEMQRLEEEALMEQCIEAMLRDELEAQENEEQETYQLQNDSTKSSESSKELCSALSVLQISRERKVDVETSTLNPLAVEFVPLKIPPTST comes from the exons ATGAAAATGAAGATGCCAGATATTAATATTGGCGGAGGCAGCTCAAACAATGGCTATTCAACTAATGGTAACTACAGCGACAGCTACGATTCGGATCCGGAGGGTTATATGACGCCCCCGAACGAAGACAGCTCGTCGGGAGGGCCGAACTATGATGAGGATTTTTCAGAGTACATGTGGATGGAGAACGAAGAAGAGTTTGACAAGCAAGAGATGCAACGATTAGAGGAGGAAGCTCTAATGGAGCAATGTATTGAAGCAATGCTTCGGGACGAGCTTGAAGCTCAAGAAAATGAGGAACAGGAAACTTATCAGTTGCAGAATGATTCTACGAAGTCATCGGAGAg CTCGAAGGAATTGTGCAGTGCCCTGTCTGTGCTACAAATCAGCAGAGAACGAAAGGTCGATGTCGAAACGTCTACGTTGAATCCTTTGGCGGTGGAATTTGTGCCACTGAAAATTCCGCCAACTTCTACTTAG